Proteins encoded by one window of Deltaproteobacteria bacterium:
- a CDS encoding SDR family oxidoreductase: MDKSIVLVTGATGYVGGRLIQALLDAGYHVRAMARNVGKMNARPWANHPRLEVVQADIFDPDSLTLAVAGCRWAFYLIHSMIARKSRYVKADREAAHNMVKAASGTGLERIIYLGGLSAGNRTPLSQHLQSRTEVARILQSGPVPTTVLRAPMILGSGSASFEILRYLVERLPAMTTPRWVRSLNQPIAIRNVIEYLVGCLQHDETKGQTFDIGGPDVITYRELLDIYAQEAGLPKRLIIPLPVLTPTLSALWIHLVSPVPKSIALPLTQGLTSDAVCSDDRIRSIIPQRLLSSREAIRLALDRIQQERVDTCWMDAGHVPAPEWAHCGDAEWAGGTIMRCGYRVRLKATARDVWKAVSRIGGKNGWYFADFLWRLRGFMDRLVGGVGLRRGRRHPTEIGVGDVLDFWRVLDVNPPHKLVLTAEMKTPGEALLEFEIIPSSNGEVEFRMLSRFLPKGLSGILYWYALYPFHEWIFYGMLKSIAKTIGKPITAGPERYFAKRHK, from the coding sequence ATGGATAAATCGATTGTTCTCGTGACCGGCGCCACCGGCTATGTAGGCGGCCGACTGATTCAAGCCCTGCTCGACGCCGGTTATCACGTACGGGCCATGGCTAGAAACGTGGGCAAAATGAATGCCCGGCCCTGGGCCAACCACCCCCGTCTTGAAGTGGTCCAGGCAGACATCTTCGACCCGGACTCCCTGACCCTGGCAGTCGCTGGCTGCCGGTGGGCCTTTTATCTCATTCACTCCATGATTGCCCGAAAAAGCCGGTATGTGAAGGCTGACCGCGAAGCGGCTCACAACATGGTCAAGGCAGCATCCGGGACCGGTTTGGAAAGGATCATCTATCTCGGCGGCCTGTCCGCCGGCAATAGAACACCGCTGAGCCAGCATTTGCAGTCCCGCACCGAAGTCGCCCGGATTCTGCAGAGTGGTCCGGTACCCACCACGGTACTGCGGGCTCCCATGATTCTGGGGTCCGGCAGCGCGTCCTTTGAGATTCTGCGCTACCTGGTGGAGCGCCTGCCCGCCATGACGACCCCCCGGTGGGTCAGGTCGCTGAACCAGCCCATTGCCATCCGGAATGTGATCGAGTACCTTGTGGGTTGCCTGCAGCACGATGAAACCAAGGGCCAAACCTTTGACATTGGCGGCCCCGACGTAATCACCTACCGTGAACTGCTGGACATTTATGCTCAGGAAGCCGGGTTGCCCAAACGGTTGATTATCCCCCTACCGGTGCTGACCCCGACCCTTAGTGCTTTGTGGATCCACCTGGTAAGCCCGGTTCCCAAATCGATCGCCCTGCCTTTGACCCAGGGTTTGACCAGCGATGCGGTCTGCAGCGACGATCGTATCCGGTCCATCATTCCGCAAAGGCTTTTAAGCAGCCGTGAAGCCATTCGGCTGGCCCTTGACCGCATCCAGCAGGAACGGGTGGATACCTGCTGGATGGATGCAGGCCATGTACCCGCACCTGAATGGGCCCACTGCGGTGATGCCGAATGGGCCGGGGGAACCATCATGCGCTGCGGTTACCGCGTTCGCTTGAAAGCGACCGCTCGCGATGTCTGGAAGGCGGTAAGCCGCATCGGCGGCAAGAACGGCTGGTATTTTGCCGACTTTCTTTGGCGGCTGCGCGGGTTCATGGACCGCCTGGTGGGGGGCGTCGGATTGCGGCGCGGACGCCGTCACCCCACGGAAATCGGCGTGGGCGACGTGCTCGATTTCTGGCGGGTACTGGACGTCAATCCGCCCCATAAGCTTGTGCTGACCGCTGAAATGAAAACCCCCGGAGAGGCCCTGCTCGAATTTGAGATCATACCGTCATCTAATGGAGAGGTTGAGTTTCGCATGCTCTCCCGCTTTCTACCCAAAGGTCTTTCCGGCATTCTTTATTGGTATGCCCTCTACCCGTTCCACGAGTGGATTTTTTACGGCATGCTCAAGTCGATAGCCAAGACTATTGGCAAGCCGATTACTGCAGGGCCGGAACGGTATTTTGCCAAACGCCATAAATAG
- a CDS encoding lipocalin family protein — translation MVATFLLLLGCQSTKPIYTVNHVDLERFMGDWYVVASIPTFIETDAYNAIESYQLNADGTIATTFTFNKGGFDGKLKTYTPKGFVVENTGNAVWQMQFIWPFKAEYRVVYLSDDYGQTVIGRSKRDYVWIMARTPSIPQDDYDRILTFLKNEGYALDNLRKVPHQ, via the coding sequence ATGGTGGCGACCTTCTTGCTGCTTTTGGGATGTCAATCCACCAAGCCCATATACACGGTCAACCATGTCGACTTGGAGCGGTTTATGGGTGACTGGTACGTGGTTGCCAGCATCCCTACATTCATCGAAACGGATGCCTACAATGCCATCGAGTCCTATCAGCTAAACGCTGACGGTACCATTGCCACGACGTTCACCTTCAACAAGGGTGGGTTCGATGGAAAGCTCAAAACCTACACCCCCAAAGGATTTGTGGTCGAGAACACCGGCAATGCCGTGTGGCAAATGCAGTTTATCTGGCCGTTCAAAGCGGAATACAGGGTTGTTTATCTTAGCGATGATTATGGACAGACCGTCATCGGACGATCCAAGCGGGACTACGTCTGGATTATGGCCAGAACACCATCCATCCCGCAAGATGATTACGATCGCATATTGACGTTTCTAAAAAATGAGGGGTATGCCCTTGACAATCTGCGCAAGGTTCCTCATCAATGA